In Hevea brasiliensis isolate MT/VB/25A 57/8 chromosome 13, ASM3005281v1, whole genome shotgun sequence, a single genomic region encodes these proteins:
- the LOC110671511 gene encoding uncharacterized methyltransferase At2g41040, chloroplastic, which yields MAIASSSLQPLHQVLCLKYTCLSPNSRNFQPRLGFSSLRFPSTIRACSAVALEPDLGTEKRQTLEDDPFACPICYEPLIRKGPPGFNLSAIYRSGFKCKKCNKTYSSKGNYLDLTITAAMKEYNEVKPARTELFRSPLVSFLYERGWRQNFNRSGFPGPDEEFKMAQEYFKPAEGGLLVDVSCGSGLFSRKFAKSGTYSKVVALDFSENMLRQCYDFIKQDITILNTNLALVRADVSRLPFSSGSVDAVHAGAALHCWPSPSNAIAEICRILRSGGVFVGTTFLRYSAVTSWIERPLRERILQNYNYFTEEEIEDLCTSCGLTNYKSKVQQSFIMFSAEKPSDV from the exons ATGGCGATAGCTTCCTCTTCTCTTCAACCACTTCACCAAGTTCTATGCCTCAAATACACTTGCCTTTCTCCCAATTCCCGAAATTTCCAGCCTCGTCTCGGGTTTTCCTCTCTCAGGTTTCCCTCCACGATTCGCGCTTGTTCAGCAGTTGCTCTTGAACCA GATTTAGGTACAGAGAAGCGTCAAACTTTGGAGGATGACCCATTTGCATGCCCAATATGTTATGAGCCTCTGATAAGAAAAGGCCCTCCAGGTTTTAATTT ATCAGCAATCTACCGGTCTGGTTTCAAGTGCAAGAAATGCAACAAAACATATTCCAGCAAAGGCAACTATCTGGATCTTACAATTACAGCTGCAATGAAGGAATATAATGAAGTCAAACCTGCTAGGACAGAGCTATTCCG GAGTCCACTTGTTTCATTCTTGTATGAACGAGGGTGGCGTCAAAATTTTAATCGAAGTGGCTTCCCTGGTCCTGATGAAGAG TTCAAAATGGCTCAGGAGTACTTCAAACCAGCAGAAGGTGGTCTCCTAGTTGATGTTAGCTGTGGCAGCGGATTGTTTTCCAGAAAATTTGCCAAATCTGGGACTTATTCTAAAGTTGTTGCGCTTGATTTTTCTGAAAACATGCTTCGCCAATGTTATGATTTCATTAAGCAAGACATCACTATCTTAAATAC GAATCTTGCCCTTGTTCGAGCAGATGTTTCTAGACTTCCTTTCTCATCAGGTTCAGTTGATGCTGTTCATGCTGGTGCAGCCTTACATTGCTGGCCATCTCCTTCAAATGCT ATTGCTGAAATCTGTCGTATATTGCGAAGTGGTGGAGTCTTTGTTGGAACCACTTTTCTAAGATACAGTGCAGTCACTTCCTGGATTGAACGGCCGCTCCGTGAG AGGATTCTGCAGAATTATAACTATTTCACAGAGGAGGAGATTGAGGACTTGTGCACATCATGTGGTCTTACCAACTACAAAAGCAAAGTTCAGCAATCCTTCATCATGTTCTCTGCTGAGAAGCCCTCAGATGTTTAG